One Pelagicoccus enzymogenes DNA window includes the following coding sequences:
- a CDS encoding Gfo/Idh/MocA family protein, with amino-acid sequence MLRSCIIGTGRIASSLEKDPLRPAGGTHAGAYHAHDGVQLIAGADTLPAALEEFGADWGIANEHLYSDYRHLLARERIDIASICAYAPQRLEMAQAALEAGAKGLWLEKALGCSIAEGEAIQAALQRHQATAVVDYPRRARAPFRKIKDLIETEVYGRLQSVTCHMTHQLIHTGTHAFDVLRYWCGEAVSVSGKLENGYGTEDLIKDQGGRATIEFSNGTVAFVSAYRKKYYIFQFDLIFDQARILIGNDIAKVYRPAASKLYSGFKELFEEPEYHWGATYPRDMLPELLHSMRTGEPPLYSVANAIEALRIALAIFASDAAGGKALAPFSVDPQLRIESH; translated from the coding sequence ATGCTACGTTCCTGTATCATCGGCACTGGCCGCATCGCCTCCAGCCTCGAAAAAGACCCGCTGCGCCCAGCCGGCGGCACCCATGCCGGCGCTTACCACGCCCACGACGGCGTGCAACTGATCGCCGGAGCCGACACCCTCCCCGCAGCCTTGGAGGAATTCGGCGCCGACTGGGGCATCGCCAACGAGCACCTCTACTCCGACTACCGACATCTCCTCGCCCGCGAACGGATCGACATCGCCAGCATCTGCGCCTACGCGCCGCAGCGATTGGAAATGGCCCAAGCCGCTCTGGAAGCGGGCGCCAAAGGCCTCTGGCTCGAGAAGGCCCTCGGCTGCTCCATTGCGGAGGGCGAGGCCATCCAAGCCGCCTTGCAGCGCCACCAAGCGACTGCCGTCGTGGACTACCCGCGACGGGCCCGGGCTCCTTTCCGCAAGATTAAGGACCTGATCGAAACCGAGGTCTATGGCAGGCTGCAATCCGTGACCTGCCACATGACACACCAGCTCATCCACACCGGTACCCACGCCTTCGACGTACTTCGCTACTGGTGTGGAGAGGCCGTTTCTGTAAGCGGGAAGTTAGAAAACGGATACGGCACGGAGGACTTGATCAAGGACCAAGGGGGACGAGCCACAATCGAATTTTCGAACGGTACCGTTGCCTTCGTTTCTGCGTATCGAAAAAAATACTACATCTTCCAATTCGATCTCATCTTCGACCAAGCCCGCATCCTCATCGGCAACGATATCGCCAAGGTCTACCGCCCTGCCGCCAGCAAGCTCTACAGCGGATTTAAGGAGCTTTTCGAAGAGCCCGAATACCACTGGGGAGCGACCTACCCTCGCGACATGCTTCCCGAACTCCTCCACTCCATGCGAACCGGAGAGCCTCCACTCTACTCGGTGGCCAACGCCATCGAAGCGCTGCGCATCGCCCTCGCCATCTTCGCGTCCGACGCGGCCGGCGGAAAAGCCCTCGCCCCTTTCTCGGTCGATCCGCAGCTACGTATCGAGAGCCATTGA
- a CDS encoding outer membrane beta-barrel protein produces MNSIKTTLASLTLLALPAAAIAANGDWSFSIKGGVVDAVGGDVHRGPNFDGSVLLGLEPGSLPVDVDAKSFDDVYGSLMTLALEASYQQSENLSYFLGLSRLSSDEGVLRVGTVADSLPLNGEFSDYEDVGLYGGVRYHFTNQSNWQPFVSAQIGLKDVDEITASFSVPDVTFVDPYQAALTNAPFYDGGTVFSYGVGFGLDYRISEGGTLSIETGIYSQEAIDDNDSVLDVLALGALNDEGDLDYMPLTLRYTFSF; encoded by the coding sequence ATGAATTCTATTAAGACAACGCTTGCTTCACTTACTCTTCTAGCCCTGCCAGCTGCTGCGATCGCCGCCAACGGGGATTGGTCCTTCTCCATCAAGGGGGGCGTCGTGGACGCTGTTGGAGGCGACGTCCACCGCGGTCCCAATTTCGATGGCTCCGTGTTGCTCGGCCTCGAACCCGGCAGCCTGCCCGTGGACGTGGATGCCAAGAGCTTCGACGACGTCTATGGCAGTTTGATGACGCTTGCTCTGGAAGCATCTTACCAGCAGAGCGAGAACCTCTCTTACTTTCTCGGACTGAGTCGGCTCAGCTCGGACGAGGGGGTGTTGCGGGTAGGCACGGTAGCGGACAGCTTGCCCTTGAACGGCGAATTCAGCGACTACGAAGACGTCGGCCTCTACGGGGGAGTGCGTTACCACTTCACGAACCAGAGCAACTGGCAGCCTTTCGTTTCCGCCCAGATCGGTCTAAAGGACGTGGATGAGATTACCGCTTCTTTTTCCGTGCCGGATGTTACTTTTGTGGATCCCTACCAAGCTGCTCTGACGAATGCCCCCTTCTACGACGGAGGCACGGTATTCAGCTACGGTGTGGGCTTCGGCTTGGATTACCGCATTTCCGAGGGCGGGACTTTGAGCATCGAGACCGGCATCTATTCGCAAGAGGCGATAGACGACAACGACAGCGTTTTGGATGTGTTGGCCCTGGGCGCCTTGAACGATGAAGGCGACCTAGACTACATGCCGCTCACGCTGCGCTACACGTTTTCTTTTTAG
- a CDS encoding LacI family DNA-binding transcriptional regulator — MNRRITLADIAKRAGYHPTTISMALRNHPRLPQATTKKIQELAKEMGYQPDPALGALVAYRRNASPKQQAAPLAYVTKWDTEWGWKKTNTHLSFYEGAVSRARELGYKIDHFWLGQPGVSHQRTNEILLNRGIRGLIIASHMPGSDEEPALDWSKFSSVKIDFVPTRLHVHTISNDQRAIVQLAFKKALKAGYRRIGFVLPHWYDSYVNNAWSAGFLTSQLQVPEEDRIPLKFFHTSPGTNSGVPVTEFEQWRLKHRPEVIISYSEFVKSAFEMLQIQTPDDFAYIDICPETKDGSNAGVFNNCTRVGELAVEILAGQLQQNQIGLPQYPTVTKVEGTWIEGESLPKRELATSAANH, encoded by the coding sequence ATGAATCGACGCATCACTCTAGCCGACATAGCCAAGCGAGCTGGCTATCACCCTACCACCATCTCCATGGCGCTGCGCAACCACCCGCGCTTGCCCCAGGCCACCACCAAAAAAATTCAGGAGCTGGCCAAGGAAATGGGCTACCAGCCCGATCCCGCCCTCGGAGCGCTCGTAGCCTATCGCCGCAACGCTTCTCCCAAGCAGCAAGCAGCGCCCCTCGCTTACGTGACCAAATGGGACACCGAGTGGGGATGGAAAAAGACCAACACCCACCTCAGCTTCTACGAGGGAGCAGTGTCCCGCGCCAGGGAGCTAGGCTACAAGATCGACCACTTCTGGCTGGGACAGCCGGGCGTCAGCCACCAGCGAACCAACGAAATTCTGCTCAATCGAGGCATTCGCGGCCTTATCATCGCTTCCCACATGCCGGGCTCCGACGAGGAGCCGGCCCTCGACTGGAGCAAATTCAGCTCAGTGAAAATCGACTTCGTGCCCACCCGCCTGCACGTGCACACGATTTCAAACGATCAGCGAGCCATCGTGCAGCTCGCCTTCAAGAAGGCCCTCAAGGCTGGCTACAGACGGATCGGATTCGTACTGCCTCACTGGTACGACTCCTACGTCAACAACGCCTGGTCCGCCGGCTTCCTCACCAGCCAACTGCAAGTGCCCGAGGAAGACCGCATCCCGCTCAAGTTCTTCCACACCTCGCCCGGAACCAATTCCGGCGTGCCCGTCACCGAGTTCGAACAGTGGCGCCTCAAGCACCGCCCGGAGGTCATCATCAGCTACTCCGAATTCGTCAAGTCCGCCTTCGAAATGCTGCAGATCCAAACGCCGGACGACTTCGCCTACATCGATATTTGTCCCGAAACCAAGGACGGAAGCAATGCCGGCGTATTCAACAATTGCACACGCGTGGGCGAGCTAGCAGTGGAAATCCTCGCCGGCCAGCTGCAGCAAAACCAAATCGGCCTGCCTCAATACCCCACCGTCACTAAAGTGGAAGGCACCTGGATCGAAGGAGAGTCGCTGCCCAAACGAGAACTGGCCACTTCTGCCGCGAACCACTAG
- a CDS encoding glycoside hydrolase family 2 protein: MKLIPLSLSLLFASAGSAEEWSPVEGSMLTEWGEKVTPENAWTEYPRPQMERGDWTNLNGLWDVKVQHRSARQPEEWEGKILVPYALETPLSGVGKRLEQDEVIWYRKQFKLKSKPKARTLLNFEGVDYESRVWVNGQMVGSHVGGNLPFSFDVSEALQQGENEIVLRVTDETDSFDRYQLRGKQKRDNKGIWYTPSSGIWQTVWLEQVSETFVERLVIEADMFGELRIEAELGGEPIAGAQLRVSIFDDSKPLASKLVTGLRNEQVLRPVSLWSPDSPKLYDLKVELIDSRGEVLDTVESYAGFRTVGKAKDENGDWRFTMNGEQVFHFGPLDQGWWPDGFLNPPADEAIVWEMDFLKAAGFNMIRKHKKVEPRRYYYHADRLGFVVWQDHVSGGAGGDEWPKWKSLRAVEAGYEPRNANHWNGEQDALDADWPDWAHEQCMAELKVMIDTLYNNPSVVVWTTFNERWGQHRTMEVGRWVEDYDQTRLLNIASGGNFFEVGDIADEHRYPMPYFPVDVELYDDYLKVSGEYGGHGYAVEGHLWDTEKRNWGYGGLPKNFEEYVERYEKGSQELGDLRRKGVTGGVYTQTTDVEGEINGLITYDRRVVKIPAKRLAEIHKKSGLMD; encoded by the coding sequence ATGAAACTAATCCCCCTATCCCTGTCATTGTTGTTTGCCAGTGCCGGTTCGGCAGAAGAATGGAGCCCGGTCGAAGGATCGATGTTAACCGAATGGGGCGAGAAGGTGACGCCCGAAAACGCGTGGACCGAGTATCCTCGACCGCAGATGGAGCGGGGGGACTGGACCAACCTCAACGGGCTTTGGGATGTGAAGGTGCAGCATCGCAGCGCTCGCCAGCCGGAAGAGTGGGAAGGGAAGATCTTGGTTCCCTATGCCCTCGAGACGCCGCTTTCCGGCGTGGGCAAGCGTCTGGAGCAGGACGAGGTGATCTGGTATCGAAAGCAGTTCAAGCTGAAGTCGAAACCGAAAGCCCGCACGCTCTTGAACTTCGAAGGGGTCGACTATGAGAGCCGCGTTTGGGTGAACGGCCAGATGGTGGGCTCGCACGTTGGCGGCAACCTGCCGTTTTCCTTCGACGTGAGCGAGGCCTTGCAGCAGGGCGAAAATGAAATCGTTTTGCGGGTGACCGACGAGACGGACTCTTTCGACCGCTACCAGCTGCGCGGCAAGCAGAAGCGCGACAACAAAGGGATTTGGTACACGCCTTCATCCGGTATCTGGCAGACCGTTTGGTTGGAGCAGGTTTCGGAAACTTTCGTCGAGCGCCTAGTGATCGAAGCGGACATGTTTGGGGAGCTGCGCATCGAAGCGGAGCTGGGCGGCGAGCCGATCGCGGGCGCTCAATTGCGTGTATCCATTTTTGACGACAGCAAGCCTCTGGCCTCCAAGTTGGTTACCGGCTTGCGCAACGAGCAGGTGCTCAGGCCGGTTTCGCTTTGGTCGCCGGATTCGCCTAAGCTCTACGATCTAAAGGTTGAACTGATCGACTCGCGTGGTGAGGTTTTGGATACGGTCGAGTCCTATGCGGGCTTCCGTACGGTGGGCAAGGCAAAGGACGAAAACGGAGATTGGCGTTTTACCATGAACGGGGAGCAGGTGTTCCATTTCGGTCCCTTGGACCAAGGCTGGTGGCCGGACGGTTTTCTCAACCCGCCAGCCGACGAGGCCATCGTATGGGAAATGGATTTCCTTAAGGCGGCTGGCTTCAACATGATCCGCAAGCACAAGAAGGTGGAGCCGCGCCGCTACTATTACCACGCGGACCGTCTCGGCTTTGTCGTTTGGCAGGATCACGTTTCTGGCGGCGCGGGCGGCGACGAATGGCCGAAGTGGAAATCGCTGCGAGCGGTGGAAGCGGGCTACGAGCCGCGTAACGCAAACCATTGGAACGGCGAGCAAGACGCCCTCGACGCGGACTGGCCGGACTGGGCTCACGAACAGTGCATGGCTGAGCTGAAGGTCATGATCGATACGCTCTACAACAATCCGTCGGTAGTGGTTTGGACCACCTTCAACGAACGCTGGGGTCAGCATCGCACCATGGAAGTGGGGCGTTGGGTGGAAGATTACGACCAAACGCGCTTGCTGAATATAGCCAGCGGCGGAAATTTTTTCGAGGTGGGGGATATCGCGGACGAACATCGCTACCCGATGCCCTACTTTCCGGTCGACGTTGAGCTCTACGACGACTACCTAAAGGTGAGCGGCGAGTATGGAGGACATGGATACGCGGTGGAGGGACATCTTTGGGATACCGAAAAGCGTAACTGGGGCTACGGCGGCCTGCCCAAGAATTTCGAGGAGTACGTCGAACGCTACGAGAAGGGCTCCCAAGAGCTAGGCGATTTGCGTCGCAAAGGCGTGACGGGCGGAGTCTATACCCAGACCACCGACGTGGAAGGCGAGATCAACGGACTCATCACCTACGACCGCCGCGTCGTGAAAATCCCAGCTAAGCGGTTGGCTGAGATTCACAAGAAAAGTGGGCTGATGGACTAG
- the chrA gene encoding chromate efflux transporter produces MKDIFLTFLRLGCYAFGGPTAHMGYFHEEFVKRRKWLSEADYADTVALCQFLPGPSSSQAGFAIGLDRGGILGAFLAWIGFTLPSAVLMIAFALGLEYAGDLSQAGWVAGLKLVAVAVVANAAWSMAQSLCPDRTRASIAALVALGLLLASNPLAQLFAILLGAIAGFALYRSQDHTSAVKPTNQSGSKRMGSLYLGLFFLLLLGLPLASQLFPDNEALETGDAFYRAGSLVFGGGHVVLPLLDSYTVQQGWISESSFLAGYGAAQALPGPLFAFSSFLGTGINQGPGGVAGGIYALVMIYLPAWLLVLGAIPFWERLRKVNAARAALLGANAAVVGLLFAALYDPIWQSSIHGNLSFGFALAAFALLKFWKLPPWLIAALGAGLGQVFL; encoded by the coding sequence ATGAAAGACATTTTCCTGACCTTCCTGCGCCTCGGCTGCTACGCCTTCGGCGGTCCCACTGCCCACATGGGCTACTTCCACGAGGAATTCGTGAAGCGCCGCAAGTGGCTGAGCGAGGCCGATTACGCCGACACCGTTGCCCTCTGCCAATTCCTGCCCGGCCCCTCCAGCTCGCAAGCCGGCTTCGCCATCGGCCTGGACCGCGGCGGCATCCTCGGCGCCTTCCTGGCTTGGATCGGCTTCACCCTGCCCTCGGCCGTGCTCATGATCGCCTTCGCCCTCGGGCTGGAATACGCAGGCGACCTCTCGCAAGCCGGCTGGGTCGCCGGCCTTAAACTCGTTGCCGTAGCGGTAGTCGCCAACGCCGCCTGGAGCATGGCCCAATCCCTCTGCCCGGATCGGACGCGCGCGAGTATCGCCGCGCTCGTCGCCCTCGGGCTCCTACTCGCCTCCAATCCATTGGCCCAATTGTTCGCCATCCTCCTCGGGGCGATCGCCGGATTCGCCCTCTACCGCTCCCAAGACCACACGAGCGCCGTGAAGCCAACCAACCAAAGCGGCAGCAAACGCATGGGCTCGCTCTACCTAGGCCTCTTTTTCCTGCTTCTTCTCGGACTTCCCCTCGCCAGCCAACTGTTTCCGGACAACGAAGCCCTGGAGACCGGCGACGCCTTCTATCGGGCAGGCTCCCTCGTCTTTGGTGGCGGCCACGTGGTGCTGCCGCTGCTGGACAGCTACACCGTGCAACAAGGCTGGATCAGCGAATCGTCATTCCTCGCTGGATACGGAGCCGCCCAAGCCTTGCCCGGCCCGCTGTTCGCCTTTTCCAGCTTTCTGGGAACCGGCATCAACCAAGGGCCAGGCGGCGTTGCCGGCGGCATATACGCCTTGGTCATGATCTACTTGCCTGCTTGGCTCTTGGTCCTAGGGGCCATTCCCTTCTGGGAGCGACTGCGCAAAGTCAACGCAGCTCGAGCCGCCTTGCTAGGAGCCAATGCCGCCGTCGTCGGTTTGCTCTTTGCCGCCCTCTACGACCCGATCTGGCAAAGCTCCATCCACGGCAACCTTAGCTTCGGCTTCGCTCTCGCCGCCTTTGCCCTGCTGAAATTCTGGAAACTCCCGCCTTGGCTCATCGCGGCATTGGGCGCTGGCCTCGGTCAAGTTTTTCTCTAA
- a CDS encoding VTT domain-containing protein produces METENSHQILQAGRNCTCIRKASRLSILVEGEAYYPTLRQALIKAERRIAIVAWEFHSQTELCHSDPADGYPTEIGPLLDALLEEKPELEVHVLVWDHSLIYLPEREMKLFSEWRKNAHPRLHFVEDETAPSGASHHQKIVTIDDRLVFAGGMDVSISRWDTSEHRPNEERRINPDGKHYPPYHDIHAAFEGDLATALCEVVYDRWEHATGEQISLNASESELWPDALEATFEDVDVSVSQILSSPEEKPSEIEQLHLDLIAAAKDFIYIENQYLASKTLTEALAARLQEEDGPDVIILLPAETSGWLVQSTVGVMRDRLLQVLHESDRHGRLLTCSPASFDEEGNKANIYVHAKLIVVDDRILKIGSSNLNNRSMGVDSEIDLCIERLDTCDKIKKLRQSLIANHLGLSEPRWAEIEENEASLAKAIRQGSDSESSRQLLPLEYGCDSELKEKLAESELLDPDSPPDPEFHISQSLPDDERHLVLKRITKVAVALTAIVLVGIGFYWAWGQLLSEERARAMLESIKDNSWLPLVVFLTFTIGGSLGISLNFMLVTTAVVLGTQYALLYGISGAMLSSCIGYYLGKTLGKSLLQKLNSKTVAALDEKLANRSFKSVAFVRLLPIAPFFIVNMAAGASQLKFKPYLIGTLLGMAPGMSAVVLLANRAEAFAHQPSLSTSLSLGAVAALLLAAFLYLRKLLAAKPHAS; encoded by the coding sequence ATGGAAACAGAAAACAGCCACCAAATCCTGCAAGCGGGCCGCAACTGCACCTGCATCCGAAAAGCCTCTCGCCTGTCTATTCTGGTCGAGGGCGAAGCCTACTACCCGACCTTGCGGCAAGCCTTGATCAAGGCGGAGCGTCGCATCGCGATCGTCGCATGGGAATTCCACAGCCAAACGGAATTGTGCCACAGCGATCCCGCAGACGGCTATCCCACCGAGATCGGCCCCCTGCTGGACGCTCTCCTAGAGGAGAAACCAGAGCTAGAGGTCCACGTCCTGGTGTGGGACCACTCCCTCATCTATCTGCCCGAGCGAGAGATGAAGCTCTTCTCCGAGTGGCGGAAGAACGCCCATCCTCGCCTCCATTTCGTGGAGGACGAAACCGCTCCCAGCGGAGCCTCCCACCACCAAAAGATCGTAACGATCGACGACCGCCTCGTATTCGCCGGAGGAATGGACGTCAGCATCTCCCGCTGGGACACTTCAGAGCACCGTCCGAACGAGGAACGTAGAATCAATCCCGACGGCAAACACTATCCGCCCTACCACGACATCCATGCCGCCTTCGAGGGAGACCTCGCCACCGCACTCTGCGAGGTCGTCTACGATCGCTGGGAACACGCAACGGGAGAGCAAATCAGTCTAAATGCCAGCGAATCCGAGCTCTGGCCCGACGCCTTGGAGGCGACCTTTGAAGACGTCGATGTATCCGTTTCCCAAATACTTTCATCACCGGAGGAAAAGCCTTCCGAGATCGAACAGCTCCACCTCGACCTGATCGCCGCAGCTAAGGACTTTATCTATATCGAAAACCAGTACCTCGCTTCCAAGACGCTCACCGAAGCCCTTGCTGCAAGGCTGCAGGAGGAGGACGGACCGGACGTCATTATCCTACTTCCCGCCGAAACGAGCGGTTGGCTGGTACAAAGCACGGTAGGAGTAATGCGTGACCGGCTGCTGCAAGTCCTGCATGAATCGGACCGCCACGGACGCCTCCTCACCTGCTCTCCCGCTTCCTTCGACGAAGAAGGGAACAAAGCCAACATCTACGTCCACGCCAAACTCATCGTAGTCGATGACCGGATACTGAAAATCGGTTCCTCGAATCTGAACAATCGCTCCATGGGCGTCGACTCGGAGATCGACCTCTGCATCGAAAGATTGGATACCTGCGACAAGATCAAAAAATTGCGACAAAGTCTGATCGCCAATCACCTTGGCCTCAGCGAGCCCCGGTGGGCAGAGATCGAGGAAAACGAAGCCAGCCTCGCGAAAGCGATCCGCCAAGGCTCTGATTCGGAGAGCTCCCGGCAATTGCTGCCCTTGGAATACGGATGCGACTCGGAGCTAAAAGAAAAGCTGGCCGAGTCGGAACTCCTTGATCCCGACAGCCCGCCCGACCCGGAATTCCATATCTCCCAAAGCCTGCCTGACGACGAGCGTCACCTCGTCTTGAAGCGAATCACCAAAGTCGCCGTGGCCTTGACCGCTATCGTCCTCGTAGGCATCGGCTTCTACTGGGCTTGGGGACAGCTCTTGAGCGAGGAGCGCGCCCGCGCCATGCTGGAATCCATCAAGGACAACTCTTGGCTGCCGCTCGTTGTATTTCTCACCTTTACGATCGGCGGATCGCTGGGCATTTCCCTCAACTTCATGCTGGTCACAACCGCGGTGGTGCTGGGAACCCAATACGCGCTGCTCTACGGAATCAGCGGGGCGATGCTGAGCTCCTGCATCGGCTACTACCTTGGCAAGACCCTCGGCAAGTCGCTGCTGCAAAAGCTCAACTCGAAAACGGTTGCCGCGCTCGACGAAAAGCTAGCCAATCGCAGCTTCAAGTCCGTCGCCTTCGTGCGGCTGCTTCCCATTGCCCCTTTCTTCATCGTCAACATGGCTGCAGGCGCCTCGCAGCTCAAGTTCAAGCCCTACCTCATCGGGACCCTGCTGGGTATGGCTCCGGGCATGAGCGCCGTTGTCCTGCTCGCAAATCGAGCAGAAGCCTTCGCCCACCAACCCAGCCTCTCCACCAGTCTTTCGCTGGGCGCCGTCGCCGCTCTCTTGCTCGCCGCCTTCCTCTACTTGAGGAAGCTGCTAGCCGCGAAGCCCCATGCCAGCTAG
- a CDS encoding endonuclease/exonuclease/phosphatase family protein — MSYNVHGCINNAGRYAATPILRLIERSQADVVALQEVYEDRLPGRDFLQRLETLPYPHIHYGVTFEHDERGKYGNLLLSKWPLAEIEEIDLGIPHREPRAAIRALVEHPRQTLDVVATHLGLGRAERALQLAKLVAQWELSRAKQPEAIRVLMGDLNEWLPHSAFLQALQGLFSLPQARLTFPSVNPTLGLDRILVRPSRLLRSLAPIDTPASRHASDHLPLLAELSLGRSLQPLV, encoded by the coding sequence ATGAGCTACAACGTACACGGCTGCATCAACAATGCTGGAAGGTACGCCGCCACCCCCATCCTACGACTCATCGAGCGCTCCCAAGCCGATGTGGTCGCCCTCCAGGAAGTATACGAGGACAGACTCCCCGGGCGAGATTTCCTTCAGCGACTCGAAACGCTACCGTATCCCCACATCCACTACGGAGTGACCTTCGAGCACGATGAGCGGGGAAAGTATGGCAACCTTCTCCTCTCCAAGTGGCCCCTTGCCGAGATCGAGGAAATCGACCTCGGCATTCCCCATCGAGAGCCACGAGCCGCGATTCGCGCCCTCGTCGAGCATCCGCGTCAGACCCTCGATGTAGTGGCTACCCACCTTGGTCTGGGCCGAGCGGAACGAGCCCTGCAACTCGCCAAGCTGGTAGCCCAGTGGGAATTGTCTCGAGCGAAACAACCTGAAGCCATCCGCGTGCTCATGGGGGACCTCAACGAATGGCTCCCCCACAGCGCCTTTTTGCAGGCCCTGCAAGGCCTCTTTTCGCTTCCGCAAGCGCGTCTCACCTTCCCCTCCGTCAATCCCACACTCGGGCTCGATCGCATTCTCGTTCGCCCCAGCCGCTTGCTGCGTAGCCTCGCCCCCATCGACACGCCTGCTAGCCGGCACGCTTCCGACCACCTTCCCCTCTTGGCTGAACTTTCCCTCGGTCGCTCGCTTCAGCCGCTCGTCTGA
- a CDS encoding BON domain-containing protein: MRTAQNLRWLSAAAVASILAIQAHAAQKVKNSLEDSDITRAVEEELLFDQAVPYNDIDVHTLTGIVSLTGETKNLLAKERATLLAETVRGVRAVSNRIEVKPTKSISSQDLKKSVEEAFLFDPVAESYEINVEAKKDGSIRLTGEVDSWQESKLAERVAMGVIGVTEVDNALTVSYAVNRPDHEMKSEIEKLLAWSTLIDDVLVEVAVHDQIAKLTGTVGSLAEKRQAENIAWVGGINSVDTSDLRVERWARDDDLRKDKFAAKSDEAIRQAINDAMLYDPRVVGLAVNPEVESSWVTLYGKVDNILAKESAEAIARHTVGVTGVTNMLKIRTEASVEEEALADIIEAKLVRDPMIRSEAINVEVDENTVRLNGVVDNLFEKARCETIAQSTVGVTEIKNYLQVMEKESVIVYDPYLWGYTLTPWGFYDKYRPVTTEVFANSNDDRRTAKRIAEEIYWSPFISLEDISIAVDDGVATLVGEVESLKEKNAATENAIEGGALSVVNKIVVDS; this comes from the coding sequence ATGAGAACAGCACAGAACCTGCGTTGGCTCTCAGCAGCAGCCGTCGCAAGCATACTCGCAATCCAAGCCCACGCCGCACAGAAGGTGAAAAACAGTCTCGAGGACTCCGATATCACCCGGGCCGTTGAAGAGGAGCTACTCTTCGACCAAGCCGTTCCCTACAACGATATCGACGTCCACACTCTCACCGGAATCGTGAGCTTGACTGGCGAGACCAAAAACCTGCTCGCCAAGGAACGGGCAACACTGCTGGCCGAGACGGTGCGCGGCGTGCGCGCCGTAAGCAACCGAATCGAGGTCAAGCCAACCAAATCGATCAGCTCCCAAGACCTCAAGAAGTCTGTCGAAGAAGCATTCCTTTTCGACCCCGTAGCGGAATCCTACGAGATCAACGTGGAAGCCAAAAAAGACGGATCCATCCGACTCACTGGCGAAGTCGACTCCTGGCAAGAGAGCAAGCTCGCAGAGCGCGTGGCGATGGGAGTCATCGGAGTCACCGAGGTCGACAACGCCCTGACCGTTAGCTACGCGGTGAACCGCCCCGATCATGAGATGAAAAGCGAGATCGAAAAGCTTCTCGCGTGGAGTACCTTGATTGACGACGTGCTCGTCGAGGTCGCCGTGCACGACCAAATCGCAAAACTGACCGGCACAGTCGGCTCGCTCGCAGAGAAACGCCAAGCCGAAAACATAGCTTGGGTAGGCGGTATCAACAGCGTCGATACTTCCGATCTACGCGTCGAACGATGGGCACGCGACGACGATCTGCGCAAGGACAAGTTCGCCGCCAAGAGCGACGAAGCAATCCGTCAGGCGATTAACGACGCCATGCTCTACGACCCTCGCGTCGTCGGCTTAGCCGTCAACCCCGAGGTGGAATCCTCCTGGGTCACCCTCTACGGCAAGGTTGACAACATCCTCGCCAAAGAATCTGCTGAAGCCATCGCTCGCCACACGGTAGGCGTCACGGGAGTGACAAACATGCTGAAGATCCGAACCGAAGCTTCAGTTGAGGAAGAAGCCCTCGCTGACATCATCGAGGCCAAACTGGTCCGCGACCCCATGATTCGCTCGGAGGCGATCAACGTGGAAGTGGACGAAAACACCGTGCGTCTTAACGGAGTGGTGGACAACCTATTCGAAAAGGCCCGCTGCGAAACAATCGCGCAATCCACCGTCGGAGTGACCGAGATCAAGAACTACTTGCAGGTCATGGAGAAGGAGTCAGTCATCGTGTACGACCCCTATCTGTGGGGCTATACTCTCACCCCGTGGGGCTTCTATGACAAATATCGCCCCGTGACCACCGAAGTATTCGCCAACTCCAACGACGACCGCAGGACTGCAAAGAGGATCGCTGAAGAAATCTACTGGAGCCCCTTCATCTCGCTCGAAGACATCTCGATCGCAGTGGACGACGGCGTCGCCACACTCGTGGGCGAAGTTGAATCCTTGAAGGAAAAGAATGCAGCGACCGAAAACGCAATCGAAGGCGGAGCCCTTTCTGTCGTCAACAAGATCGTAGTAGATAGCTAA